One part of the Haemophilus parainfluenzae genome encodes these proteins:
- the trpCF gene encoding bifunctional indole-3-glycerol-phosphate synthase TrpC/phosphoribosylanthranilate isomerase TrpF, protein MITQDFTKPIDSATVLQKIVLDKALWVKAKETEFPLSQFKENIQKSDRSFYDALGKGTHQKPAYILECKKASPSKGLIRGEFNLDEIANVYKHYASAVSVLTDEKYFQGKFDYLPQVRDVVSQPVLCKDFMISEYQVYLARSYQADAILLMLSVVNDETYRVLADLAHSLGMGVLTETSNEEEFERALALGAKIIGVNNRNLHDLTVDLNRVVELTQKYADRIPADARIISESGIYNHSQIRDLQKVAHGFLIGSSLMGSADLNNAVREVIFGENKVCGLTRTQDVKEVYANGALYGGLIFVDHSKRCVSLRQAQELVTASPLHFVGVFQNQEIDFIVKIAKQLQLYAVQLHGSETTEFITALRHQLPEDTQIWKAISVDTEAQSAVDFTDDLNIARYIFDSQSANQQGGTGKTFNWSLIPENLKHKIILAGGISPDNIEQAIKQGCLGVDLNSGVETAAGVKDSEKVRSVFKTILSN, encoded by the coding sequence ATGATCACGCAAGATTTCACCAAACCAATTGACTCTGCTACGGTGCTACAAAAAATCGTCTTAGACAAAGCACTATGGGTTAAAGCAAAGGAAACTGAATTTCCGCTTTCACAATTTAAAGAAAACATTCAAAAATCTGACCGCTCTTTTTATGATGCGTTGGGTAAAGGCACCCATCAAAAACCGGCTTATATTTTAGAATGTAAGAAAGCGTCCCCTTCTAAAGGATTAATTCGTGGTGAATTTAATTTAGATGAAATCGCCAATGTGTATAAACATTATGCGTCAGCGGTTTCAGTGCTAACGGATGAGAAATACTTCCAAGGTAAATTTGACTATTTGCCGCAAGTACGTGACGTTGTCTCACAACCTGTATTGTGCAAAGATTTTATGATCAGCGAATATCAGGTTTATCTTGCGCGTTCCTATCAAGCTGATGCTATTTTATTGATGCTTTCAGTGGTGAATGATGAAACCTATCGCGTATTGGCTGATCTTGCACATTCTCTCGGCATGGGGGTATTGACAGAAACCAGCAATGAAGAAGAATTTGAGCGAGCCCTTGCTCTAGGTGCAAAAATTATCGGTGTTAACAATCGTAATCTTCACGATCTCACTGTTGATTTAAACCGCGTAGTAGAACTCACACAAAAATATGCCGATCGTATCCCCGCGGATGCACGTATTATCAGCGAATCAGGGATTTATAATCACAGTCAAATTCGTGATTTGCAAAAAGTGGCACATGGCTTTTTGATCGGCAGCAGCCTAATGGGCAGTGCAGATTTAAATAATGCTGTGCGTGAAGTGATTTTTGGCGAAAATAAAGTATGCGGTTTAACTCGCACGCAAGACGTCAAAGAGGTTTACGCAAACGGGGCATTATACGGCGGCTTAATTTTCGTCGATCATTCAAAACGCTGTGTGAGCCTACGTCAAGCACAAGAATTAGTGACAGCATCACCACTTCATTTTGTTGGCGTGTTCCAGAATCAAGAAATTGATTTTATTGTAAAAATCGCTAAACAATTGCAGCTTTATGCCGTTCAGCTACACGGTTCAGAAACCACTGAATTTATTACTGCACTTCGCCATCAACTACCTGAGGATACTCAAATTTGGAAAGCTATTTCAGTCGATACTGAAGCACAAAGTGCAGTTGATTTTACTGATGATTTAAATATTGCTCGCTATATTTTCGATAGCCAATCCGCTAATCAGCAAGGTGGCACAGGAAAAACCTTTAATTGGTCACTCATTCCTGAAAACTTGAAACACAAAATTATTTTGGCGGGTGGTATTTCACCCGACAATATTGAACAAGCCATTAAGCAAGGTTGCCTAGGGGTTGATCTCAATTCTGGTGTAGAAACTGCCGCAGGCGTAAAAGACAGCGAAAAAGTGCGGTCAGTTTTTAAGACGATTTTGTCAAATTAA
- the trpD gene encoding anthranilate phosphoribosyltransferase, translating to MQTAQLLEQLYSGKTLNKEESAVIFNAIMQGELNNEQIAAMLIALKVRGAAIEELSGAVSASLNNAKSFPRPDYPFADIVGTGGDGQNTINISTASAIVAASMGAKVAKHGNRSVSSKSGASDVLTALGVNVNVTSEQARQALDDIGVCFLFAQQYHSGFKHVAPVRAALKTRTLFNILGPLINPARPTYHLLGVYAPELVKTYAETAVALGHQHTFVVHGAGLDEVAVHGETQVAEIKNGKIDYFTLTPEDFGLKTQSLESLRGGEPQENAQYLTALLQGKGKAEHANAVAANVALLLKLFGHDDLKQNVQNVLAHLASGKAFETLQHLTKY from the coding sequence ATGCAAACGGCTCAATTATTAGAACAACTTTACAGTGGAAAAACACTTAATAAAGAAGAAAGTGCGGTCATTTTTAATGCCATTATGCAAGGCGAACTGAATAACGAACAAATCGCTGCCATGCTGATTGCGTTAAAAGTACGTGGTGCCGCCATTGAGGAATTAAGTGGTGCGGTATCAGCATCCTTGAACAATGCCAAATCATTCCCTCGTCCTGATTACCCTTTTGCGGATATTGTAGGAACGGGTGGCGATGGTCAAAACACAATTAATATTTCTACGGCGAGTGCCATTGTTGCAGCCTCTATGGGTGCCAAAGTAGCAAAACACGGTAACCGAAGCGTATCAAGCAAATCAGGTGCCAGTGATGTATTAACCGCACTTGGTGTAAATGTGAATGTCACGTCAGAACAAGCTCGTCAAGCACTTGATGATATTGGCGTATGCTTCTTATTTGCTCAACAATATCACAGTGGGTTTAAACATGTCGCTCCTGTTCGTGCAGCATTAAAAACACGTACGCTTTTTAACATTTTGGGGCCATTAATCAATCCAGCTCGCCCAACTTATCATTTGCTTGGTGTGTATGCTCCTGAATTAGTGAAAACCTATGCTGAAACAGCTGTTGCATTAGGCCATCAACATACTTTTGTGGTTCATGGTGCGGGTCTTGATGAAGTCGCCGTACATGGTGAAACGCAAGTCGCTGAAATTAAAAACGGCAAAATTGACTACTTCACCTTAACGCCAGAAGATTTTGGTTTAAAAACACAATCTTTAGAAAGTTTACGTGGTGGCGAACCGCAAGAAAACGCCCAATATCTGACCGCACTTTTACAAGGTAAAGGCAAAGCAGAGCATGCTAATGCGGTAGCCGCAAATGTGGCATTATTGCTGAAATTATTTGGTCATGATGACTTAAAACAAAATGTTCAAAATGTGTTGGCTCACCTTGCTTCAGGCAAAGCGTTTGAGACACTACAACATTTGACAAAATATTAA